A region from the Dermacentor andersoni chromosome 11, qqDerAnde1_hic_scaffold, whole genome shotgun sequence genome encodes:
- the LOC129382132 gene encoding acetylcholinesterase-1-like encodes MGSELSTGSVIALSIPVEVVRIAVLSSGSSPLTSGWPNGRVSLLALGWWFPSQKKVVAALLSGCLITALAVFVLLPVVSRSGTKAPRGCLIARTPNGYAKGSLLQFKINGTSYNSVAFYGIPFGASTTGDGRFAEPRCAQPWHDLFNATYKRPPCAQSDTHYGRTYVIDASNTTEDCLHINVWVPGKCVTDLLGGENHRAVVFWLFGGSFVGGGNSFDFYDGRFVAGLGDVLVVTPNYRVTSFGFLNSGTGREVAGNMGLYDQLLALRWLRENVHWFGGDRDRILIAGQSAGAIASSMLMASPIMSQYGPYRRAFLMSGSAYVPLPRNEGPDARWSFSRLASNAGCQSARVADATVYDLEAPNHRGWIQVIGDTMFRCPVASFGKSLATLGKNVYYLQYTPRPSFSPFSGENATHGDDVPMLFGLPYTYPHLATDEDRAMSYRMITMVSSFAKDGSLPGLEDGSPWPLFSKASNYSFVDLAHSGFTLGGTTPECPLLEIMRMILNPDKSDRRAIDSAWTPEVVSLALDMLAAIPARALEIAATTHARAYKGQ; translated from the exons ATGGGTTCTGAATTGTCTACCGGGTCGGTCATCGCGCTGTCCATACCAGTTGAGGTGGTTAGAATCGCTGTGTTGTCTTCTGGAAGCAGTCCCCTGACCAGCGGCTGGCCCAATGGACGGGTCTCTCTATTGGCACTGGGCTGGTGGTTCCCCTCCCAGAAGAA GGTAGTAGCTGCCTTGCTGAGCGGCTGCCTCATCACTGCCTTGGCGGTCTTTGTGCTCCTACCAGTCGTTTCAAGATCTGGCACTAAAGCACCAAGAGGCTGCCTCATCGCGAGGACGCCGAACGGTTACGCCAAGGGAAGCCTACTTCAGTTCAAGATCAACGGCACATCGTACAACTCCGTCGCCTTCTACGGCATCCCGTTCGGCGCCTCGACGACCGGAGACGGGCGGTTCGCTGAGCCCCGATGCGCCCAGCCCTGGCACGACCTGTTCAACGCCACGTACAAACGACCCCCCTGCGCCCAGTCGGACACGCATTATGGTCGCACTTACGTCATCGACGCCTCGAACACCACCGAAGACTGCCTGCACATCAACGTCTGGGTGCCCGGCAAATGCGTGACCGACCTGTTGGGCGGCGAAAACCACCGCGCCGTCGTCTTCTGGCTCTTCGGTGGCTCCTTCGTGGGCGGAGGCAACAGCTTCGACTTCTACGACGGCCGCTTCGTGGCAGGCTTGGGAGACGTGCTCGTCGTCACGCCTAACTACCGGGTGACGTCCTTCGGCTTCCTCAACTCGGGAACGGGCCGTGAAGTTGCGGGCAACATGGGGCTGTACGACCAGCTTCTGGCGCTCCGCTGGCTTCGGGAAAACGTCCACTGGTTCGGCGGCGACCGCGACCGCATACTAATCGCCGGACAGAGCGCCGGCGCCATCGCGTCCTCCATGTTGATGGCGAGCCCGATAATGTCGCAGTACGGCCCGTACCGCAGGGCGTTTCTCATGAGCGGCTCGGCGTACGTTCCGCTGCCCCGGAACGAGGGACCCGACGCGCGATGGAGCTTCTCGCGCCTGGCCTCCAACGCCGGCTGCCAGTCGGCGCGCGTCGCCGACGCT ACCGTGTACGACCTTGAAGCCCCCAACCACCGCGGTTGGATACAGGTTATCGGTGACACCATGTTCCGTTGTCCCGTTGCTTCCTTCGGGAAAAGTTTGGCCACCCTGGGAAAGAATGTGTACTACTTGCAGTACACGCCCAGACCTTCTTTTTCCCCGTTTTCCGGAGAAAATGCGACGCACGGAGACGATGTGCCAATGCTGTTTGGGCTCCCGTACACCTACCCGCACTTGGCTACTGACGAAGACAGGGCGATGTCCTACCGCATGATCACGATGGTGTCCAGCTTCGCAAAAGACGG GTCTCTCCCAGGCCTGGAGGACGGGAGTCCCTGGCCGCTCTTCTCGAAGGCTTCCAACTACTCGTTCGTCGACCTCGCACACTCCGGGTTCACGCTTGGCGGCACCACTCCCGAGTGTCCCTTGCTAGAGATCATGAGGATGATCTTGAACCCGGACAAGTCGGACCGGCGAGCTATCGACAGTGCTTGGACGCCCGAAGTCGTCAGCTTGGCACTGGACATGCTTGCCGCGATACCGGCGCGAGCTCTTGAGATCGCCGCCACCACTCATGCCCGTGCTTACAAAGGCCAATGA